CGGCCACGATCAGCAGCGGGATCACCTCCTGCTCGACCTCCCAGCCGCCGTTCTGCCAGCGAAGGAGGAAGCCGCAGTTGCATGGGCTGCCGTCCACGTTGATCCGGCGCCAACCGGCGATCCAGGCGTGGTCCGCGTCACGGACGTAGATATCCGTGAGGTGCTGCCCCGTCCAGTGCGGGTTGGAAACGACGGACCACGTGCCGGACTGCCACACGTACGTCTGATCGCCCGCGATCGCCCAAGCCAGGTTGGCGTTCGCGACTGCGATGTTGCCGGTCGAGGCCGGCGCACCCGCGTCCGCCACCCACGTGCCGAGCGCCGCGACGCGTCGCGCCCCGGCCTGCACGCCGTCGGGCGGGGTCGGGCGCGCGGTCGCGAGCGCCGCGAGGGTGCAGGCTGCGACGGCGGCGAGGAGCGGGCGGCGACTTGGCAAGCGGATCGAGCGTCGGTCCGACATCGAGGCCGTTCTGGTGCCTTGACGGAGCGGTTGGGTGCACGGTAGAAGACGCAGGACTGAACGAACGGATGCTCCGACCCACGACGGTAGCGGCCAAAGCAAGCGGGCGCAAACGGCGCGACGCTCGGTTGCGCGGCCTCACGCGCCCGCTGTGCCGTCCGTCGTCGCCAAGCGCACGAACATCCGGCCGCCCACCCACATCGCGACGGCACGAGGCCGCGGATGGCGTCGACGACGAGCGCGCCGCACCCTGCCCGCTATGCGCCCAGTTTTGCCTCGAAGAACTCCGCTATCGCGTCATAGCACCGCACCCGGTTCGCGAGCTTGAGGACGTCGTGTCCCTCGTCCTCGAACAGCAGGAACTCGACATCCTTGCCGTCCGCCTTGAGGCGCTCGACGACGTCCCGGCTTTCGGCGGCCACGACGCGCGGGTCGTTGGCGCCTTGGATCACGAGGAGCGGGCAGCGGATCGCGTCGAGGTGCGTCTTGGGCGAGCGCTCGGTGAGGAAGGCGTGATCGGCCGGGTCGTTCGGGTCGCCGAGCGACAGCTTGAAGTAGGACTTCCAGGTCTCGGGGATCCGCTCGAGGAACGTGAACAGGTCATACGGGCCGAACATGTCGCACGCGGCGGCCCAGAGCTCGGGGTGGCGTGCCGCCAGCGTCAACGTCATGTAGCCGCCGTACGACCGGCCGACGACGGCGGCGCGCTTCACGTCGACGCGCCCGTCCTTCGGCAGCACCTCGGTCATCGCGTGCACGTGGTCCAATCGATCCTGGCCGCCCCAGTCCCGGTCCACCCGCTTGGTGTACGACTGACCGTAGCCCGTCGAGCCGCGGGCGTTGGGCACGAAGACCGCGAAGCCGCGCAGCGTGAGGAGTTGGATGAGCGGCATCGAGAACCACGCGAAGTCCGGACGCTCCTGACCCTGCGGGCCGCCGTGGACGTAGTAGACCAGCGGCCGCGGGCCGGTGAAGCCGAGCGCATCGACCGGCAGATACAGCCGCGCCGAAACGCGCAGCCCGTCGTGGCTCGTGAACGAGGCGTCCTCGCCGGGGCTCAGATGGGCGCGCGGCAGTCCGAGCAGGCGCTCGCGCGTATGCTGTTGCGGGGCCGGGCTGTCGCCGCCGATCGTGTAGAGCTGCGTCGGCGACGTCGCCGTCGAGAACGAGAGGGCGTGGGTCTGGCTGTCCTTGTCATAATGGTGGGCATCGACGACCCCGTCGGACAGCACGCCGCGGCCGGCGACGACGCGGTCGAGGCGGATGCACGGCGCCGCGGCATCGTACTCCCCCTCGTACAACCAGTCGCAGCCGTCGATGTTGT
Above is a window of Candidatus Avedoeria danica DNA encoding:
- a CDS encoding S9 family peptidase; amino-acid sequence: MSSVRVQSLLAARLFQSPQTVGDRLFFLSNLSGQQSLYAMDHGGSVPEPLLPSDIALHNPHLIGGHPFYVLPRLGKIVVMIDRDGDEVYRPHIVPIDGGYPEPLAADVFDRHRVHLRHVDDATATAYFGAQRLDTPLIETWKVDIADGAAIRMHASPFGGGVAGVSEDGALAVLGEGYTLGDGILRLWRAETGTADLLFGTPIEDRVPGEGVPLLGLGACAFVDADGAILVTTTAHDDRGGIARLNLAAPAELRPVAVEGTVHEGVGELTTFERLKGERFVLGYNIDGCDWLYEGEYDAAAPCIRLDRVVAGRGVLSDGVVDAHHYDKDSQTHALSFSTATSPTQLYTIGGDSPAPQQHTRERLLGLPRAHLSPGEDASFTSHDGLRVSARLYLPVDALGFTGPRPLVYYVHGGPQGQERPDFAWFSMPLIQLLTLRGFAVFVPNARGSTGYGQSYTKRVDRDWGGQDRLDHVHAMTEVLPKDGRVDVKRAAVVGRSYGGYMTLTLAARHPELWAAACDMFGPYDLFTFLERIPETWKSYFKLSLGDPNDPADHAFLTERSPKTHLDAIRCPLLVIQGANDPRVVAAESRDVVERLKADGKDVEFLLFEDEGHDVLKLANRVRCYDAIAEFFEAKLGA